TTTGTTGGATTCCATTACAAGTTTAAAGCCCTTAGCAATCAGAATAGGTCCAGAAACCAAGTTCCTCCTTATTTTAGGAACCTGCAGCACATTCAACAAGGTGAGACTCTTTCCAGATGTGAATTTGAGTACCACTTTGCCTTTGCCCTCCACCGCAGATGAGGCAGAATTACCCATATACAGCTTTTCTCCATGGGCAACAGTGTTACAACCCGTCCCGGGATTTACTgtatagaaaatatatttttgtattttcacCAAATTTGGGAATTTATCTtacttttaaaatttgtttttggtcttaattggtgagcccgtAGGGCCcatcttgttttatttttatgttttctggtctccctctctcttatctcagttctctcttctctctcacatCTCccgcaactctctctctccctcactctctTGGCTCTCTCTATCTCAACCCATCCGAGAGTTTTTCTTACCAATAAACATCACCATCATCTTTATCTCGTTGCTACGAACTCAACCATAGTCTTGACATCTTGGAAGTCGAACCAGGAAGCCCCGTGCACGAGCTCTGACGCATACCGACGGCTTTCGAGgccatttccggccaaaccacgacgagttGGCAGGTGTGCAAGgttcaatctcttcgtctcgtcgagtactataactttcatttttgtttcactcaatttcgttgagtattgaagaagttagactcatttgaatcttacccagtttccggccacctccgaggctttcgaggcaatttccggccaaaccacagtgAGTTAGACATCGtatgaggtaccattctcttcatctcttcaagggctacaactttcgtttttgtctcgcttgatttcgttgaatAGTGataaagttatggccgtttaaaagGAGTGTGGTTTTCCGGCCTATTTCCGGCTTTCTCTCCCATTGGGTCCGGCGACCCACCAAAACCCAAGGCTTTGGGCCTTCCCTACCGAGCCCAACCcttttgtgaggccttagggccaggctttgtgtgtgtgtgttatgagGGCCGGCCTTTGGGCCCGTGTGAGTGTGTTTTGGGctaggtatgtgtgtgtgggttgtgtggtgtatgtgtgtgtgtgtgtgtgtgctggtGGGTGTATATGTATGTTGTGTgggtttgggctcaagcccaCACCACCACCCCCTTTTCgttcctaaaaccctaaacccttggGCTTTAGGACCCAAGCCCTAATCCGGATCCAAGCCCAAAGCCCAGACCCGTTTGACCTGGTCCGACCCGGACCTTGACCCGTTGACTGACCCGGTCTGACAGTTGAcccggtcaacgttgaccgttgactttgACTGGTCAATGTTGACCGTTGACTTTGACTTCGGGTTGACTTTTCTGGTTTCATCCAGAAACCtttcctaggctaatttcgacgtttTGGACCCGTTTTTgaagtccgttttcccaaattcaatcgtttgagtagagtttgactaaatggatcatttatgtgcttaggtgaatTTACTGACGGCGGTTCCGTTATTCCTATTTGGTATGGCGTTGCACCAACGGTGTAcgatgagtggaccccttctaaaattacatgatttgataatttaattgcataaatgattagtATGCCCACggatttatgatttgatttatgtgaagccAGTTgatttaatatattaattatcgtctcgtgttttgttgaggaattaattgttggcctatattgagctatattttaatgtatcgtattttctataaaaaccatgaactggtagactatctgatagatgacgataggatgctagaacatgtttttgaacccctctttatagtgtaGACGATGATCGGTAATCTATGCTacgaagtggttatttatgagatgcgtaaatatttgtgcgtacctagtagacactatgccgcctggggcgaggaactggtgttggcatttaggccgggagaaataatccctaactacgggctgagggacatggaGCAGGTATTGGGCCgagagttggtaatctctggctacgggtgcagagaccacggagcaggcattgggccgggagttatatttattcggtGATCTTACTAGCAGCACACCACGCTTATGAGACGATCTGTGAGACGATTCATGCTTTGGTTTTACGCGATGATTTATTTGATGTTTTCCGCGTTAtggcttttgagatattttggcatgctaggatttttattaaatccatcatttattatgctagtagttttcattatataaaatGTGGGGGATAGTATCTTGATAAtggttttattattatatacatatgaacttggtccacttacccttgttttgcgcccccattcagaatttagaatcaaggcacctaatcccGGCGTGAAGGCATTTTCGCAACAGCATCTTCGgatcctctcgatgtaggacccattcttttattcattcaattttatctaAATTCTTCttagtgattaggtttagttgtatgctctgagcaCGTTCCTAAAACTTTTAACTCATTGTAATTCAAATTTCTaactcttatttatttcttattcttagcttttatATCGATTAAtgactttcgtcaccctcgggtgtcggccagcacgtgtctatcctggtattcgggaaatatcagggtcggggcgtgtcaaacAGGATGGTATTCAGTGAACAGATTTCTGTTAGCGTAAATGTGCTTAGTAGCACCAATATCAAACAGTCATTCACTCACATTTGAGACCATGTTGACCTTGGACACAACAGCAGCCAATTCTTCAttggtggttgccatgttagcatGGTTGTTATTGTTTCTATTGGCATGATTTCCATCCTTGcgatgataacaatcttgtgcctTGTGACCAGATTTGCCACACACACAGCATGCGCCCTTAATCTTCTTCAGATTCTTGCCTTTGGGAGTAAAGGAAGATTGTACAAATTGCTTGGTTTACGGAGCCTTACACTatatttggatgaagaaatttaagattactaaggaattttaaaatgactgaaatttAAATGacgaaattttattttatagaatttgtgaattttcttgtttgggtaacctaaaagaacaatggaattgaatacagaatttgttgtttttaaactctcaattatagaaattggaaaataacacttatttacatggaatttaaacttgggaattgaaggtcccaaatttcaagttttttttccatgcggaaattctaaatttctatatttatgaacaagggaattggtgcatgtcaatttataaattatgtctttaattcaaattccaagtttatttccctcatccaaacataatgtTATTCTTCTTCGGCTTGGCCTTGGAGTTTCCTCTCTCAACATAATTTGCATTGGCTTCAATGGCAGCAAAGCCACCAGAACGGTATGCCTTTCTGTGGTCTTATTCCACTCGTAGCCTCATAATCAAATCCTCCATATTCATCTCATGACACTTCTGCTTGAGATAAATTTTGAAGTCATTCCAGGAAGTTGGCAACATTTCGATTATCGCCCCAACTTGGAAATGCTCACTGATCTCGCATCCCTCGGAGTGCAGTTCATATTTTTGGATTTCTTTGACTTGAGAGACAACAGATTTTGAATCCACCATTGTATATTTGAGAAACTTACCGAtaacaaatttctttgaaccgGCATCATCAATCTTATACTTTTTCTCCAGGGATTCCCACAACTCCTTTGCTGTCTTGCACAGAGAATAAATGTTGTAGAGATTGTCATCCAAACTATTCAGAATATAATTCCTGCATCAAAACTCGGAATGATTCCAAGCTTTAATTGGCATGACAGTCTCTTTCGTCATTGGATTCTCACTAGACTTTGAAGCTTCTTCCTTGACAACATGAGCGAGATTCATCGTTTTCAGGAAAAACATCTTCTGTTGCCATCTCTTGAAGTCCAGCCCTTTGAACTTCTCAGGCTTTTCAGAGTATTTTGGCACATCGCTATTCACATTCACAGATTGTTGATCCATAAATTTATGTTTCAAGAATGTTGGATATATGTGAACAATCtgtgataaatttatatatgctaataaataaataGTGTATGAGcaatgaaataatattaaacagaaatattgaagatcgaggcttgcatACCGCAATgtctttgaaacaaaaattttgcccctactcagtgcttgtagttctacggacatctgcttcaccaggattcaacgatcaagtcaGAATTCCAGTGCCGGAAAACttgacttctggcgaattttTGTGTGGTTCTCTCAAAAAGGATATTtgtgattgtagaagaagaatattgattttctgtgtcttaaatgccatgcagatAGATGCATATATATTGAGATTATATCTGTTCGCAATAAGTATGAGAATGGGATATGACTATTAGGAGATATCTCTTCATATGGGGTGTTGTGTTCTCTGCATTTTTTCATTgacttcagacttcatctgaaaaatgagtctgttcaaataaaaaataattaaatttgatattaattaaaaacaattaattaaagaatttaattttcAGAGCCCCAtggcccatcttttgataattaattacgAATTAATTAGCACACTCAAAACCCAACCCCAAGGATGAGTCCAATTTTATTCTC
This region of Malus domestica chromosome 07, GDT2T_hap1 genomic DNA includes:
- the LOC139197513 gene encoding uncharacterized protein → MDQQSVNVNSDVPKYSEKPEKFKGLDFKRWQQKMFFLKTMNLAHVVKEEASKSSENPMTKETTAKELWESLEKKYKIDDAGSKKFVIGKFLKYTMVDSKSVVSQVKEIQKYELHSEGCEISEHFQVGAIIEMLPTSWNDFKIYLKQKCHEMNMEDLIMRLRVE